The Neobacillus sp. PS3-34 genome has a window encoding:
- the mntR gene encoding transcriptional regulator MntR, with amino-acid sequence MPTPSMEDYIEQIYILIEDKGYARVSDIAEALSVHPSSVTKMVQKLDKDEYLVYEKYRGLVLTAKGKKIGKRLVYRHELLEQLLKIIGVKDENIYADVEGIEHHLSWDAIDRIGDLVQFFEEESSRIEALRDIQKQNDEQ; translated from the coding sequence ATGCCAACGCCTAGCATGGAAGATTACATTGAACAAATATATATTTTGATAGAAGATAAAGGCTACGCAAGGGTATCGGATATTGCTGAAGCGTTATCAGTCCATCCTTCCTCAGTGACTAAGATGGTTCAAAAGCTGGACAAGGACGAATACCTTGTTTATGAAAAGTATCGGGGGCTTGTATTAACCGCTAAAGGTAAAAAAATTGGCAAGCGCCTTGTATACAGGCATGAACTGCTTGAACAGCTTTTAAAAATAATCGGTGTCAAAGATGAAAATATCTACGCGGATGTAGAAGGAATAGAGCATCATCTGAGCTGGGACGCGATTGACAGAATAGGGGATTTGGTGCAATTTTTTGAAGAAGAATCCTCCCGCATTGAAGCGTTAAGAGATATTCAAAAACAAAATGATGAACAATAA
- a CDS encoding DUF3892 domain-containing protein — MEKLIALHRNHSGSIISFETSEGRIISYKKAIQEAEEGILAGVQRAEDAEGNIFLLPEMHQSFDQMPEIY; from the coding sequence ATGGAAAAATTGATAGCCCTGCACCGTAATCACTCAGGCAGCATTATCAGTTTTGAAACATCGGAAGGGCGGATAATTTCTTACAAAAAAGCTATCCAGGAGGCAGAAGAAGGGATTTTGGCTGGAGTACAGAGAGCCGAGGATGCTGAAGGTAATATCTTCTTACTTCCAGAAATGCATCAGTCCTTTGACCAAATGCCAGAGATATACTAA
- the metA gene encoding homoserine O-succinyltransferase, whose product MPINIPKLLPSREILEKENILVLDDDKVFQQNKRPISILILNLMPIKETAETQLLRLLGNTHHQVNITFLKTDSYESKNTSRDHLDLFYKTFADIKNNRFDGMIITGAPVELMEFEEVIYWPELTEIMDWAKKNVTSTLHICWGAQAALYYHYGIDKALLPQKCSGVYPHTLLDSREKLLSGFDDMFFAPHSRYTDVSIHEIERHQQLKLLASSEKAGALIISSTDGKNIMITGHLEYDADTLAWEYERDVEKGLNIHIPENYFPKNDPNLSPLNIWRSHGFLLFSNWLNYYVCE is encoded by the coding sequence TTGCCTATAAATATACCAAAGCTACTACCTTCGCGAGAAATCCTGGAAAAGGAAAATATTTTAGTCCTTGATGACGATAAAGTCTTTCAGCAGAATAAAAGGCCAATTAGCATTCTAATCCTTAATCTTATGCCAATAAAAGAAACTGCAGAGACACAGCTTTTAAGATTGCTAGGAAATACACATCACCAGGTCAATATTACTTTTTTGAAAACTGATTCTTATGAATCAAAAAACACAAGCAGGGATCATCTTGATTTGTTCTATAAAACCTTCGCGGATATTAAAAATAATAGGTTTGACGGTATGATTATTACTGGGGCTCCTGTTGAGTTAATGGAGTTTGAGGAAGTCATTTATTGGCCTGAATTGACGGAAATCATGGATTGGGCAAAAAAGAACGTCACTTCCACGCTTCATATATGCTGGGGAGCGCAGGCTGCTCTGTATTATCATTATGGAATCGATAAAGCATTGCTGCCCCAAAAATGCTCTGGTGTGTATCCACACACACTCCTTGATTCACGTGAAAAGCTATTAAGCGGATTTGACGATATGTTTTTCGCGCCACATTCCCGGTATACCGACGTTTCAATCCATGAAATCGAAAGACACCAACAGCTAAAGCTGCTAGCCTCTTCAGAGAAAGCAGGCGCACTCATTATCTCCTCCACAGATGGAAAAAATATTATGATAACTGGGCATTTAGAATATGATGCAGATACACTTGCATGGGAATACGAGCGAGATGTAGAAAAAGGTCTTAACATTCATATCCCTGAAAATTACTTTCCTAAGAATGATCCAAATTTGTCGCCATTAAATATATGGCGTTCTCATGGTTTTCTTTTGTTCTCGAACTGGCTCAATTATTATGTATGTGAATAA